One region of Aedes albopictus strain Foshan unplaced genomic scaffold, AalbF5 HiC_scaffold_230, whole genome shotgun sequence genomic DNA includes:
- the LOC109400893 gene encoding RING finger protein 207 — MSFDNVDNLVRSNVSLTWRSAPKCPKCHQVFSSSGYFNKNNLSRRAFILKCDHLMCERCIIDMVHGPSQAAVCRICNIRTILDKKRRVHEQLQYSYQMLGLMYQRQHEISRLAPPVCAANPSAPGEVVPVVAEEEEDKECYECNMVRTRHYCQECDIALCRDCFEKIHRFGKILSKHKLCSLTAKKWMQQDISICDEHKLTTNLFCTNCEVRVCITCRNENHSSHYCADLVDINREAQPRLQQLIKDLEEAYAKNEQGRKVSAMKKK, encoded by the exons atgtCCTTCGACAACGTGGACAATCTGGTGCGTTCGAACGTTAGCCTGACCTGGCGTTCGGCCCCGAAATGCCCCAAGTGCCACCAGGTGTTCAGCTCCAGTGGCTATT TTAACAAGAACAACCTATCGCGCCGGGCTTTCATCCTGAAGTGCGACCATCTGATGTGCGAAAGGTGCATCATAGACATGGTGCACGGTCCGAGCCAGGCGGCCGTTTGCCGCATCTGCAACATCCGTACCATTTTGGACAAGAAGCGCCGCGTACACGAGCAACTGCAGTACAGCTACCAAATGCTGGGGTTGATGTATCAACGACAACATGAGATTTCCCGTTTGGCGCCACCGGTGTGCGCGGCTAACCCTTCGGCCCCGGGAGAGGTAGTGCCGGTCGTTGCCGAGGAAGAAGAGGACAAAGAATGTTACGAGTGTAACATGGTCCGCACGCGCCACTATTGCCAGGAGTGTGACATCGCCCTGTGCCGGGATTGTTTCGAGAAGATCCACCGGTTCGGGAAGATCCTCTCGAAGCACAAGCTCTGCTCGTTGACGGCCAAAAAGTGGATGCAGCAGGATATCAGCATTTGCGATGAGCACAAGCTGACGACGAATCTGTTCTGCACCAACTGCGAGGTGCGGGTCTGTATCACCTGTCGGAACGAGAACCACTCGTCGCACTATTGTGCCGATCTGGTGGATATCAACCGGGAAGCCCAGCCGCGGCTGCAACAGCTGATCAAGGACCTGGAGGAGGCGTACGCCAAGAACGAACAAGGAAGAAAGGTGAGTGCGATGAAAAAAAAGTGA